A stretch of the Papaver somniferum cultivar HN1 chromosome 6, ASM357369v1, whole genome shotgun sequence genome encodes the following:
- the LOC113289847 gene encoding jmjC domain-containing protein 7 has product MEEVVQKLQEDVRELSLGTSTRVERLDGPPSPLRFLRDYVSPNKPCIISNAIQHWPALTNWTHNDDYLSQKLSRSIVSVHLTPDGQADALVPSPTTTSTTTTTSLSSLCFASAHTQLMPFPEALRLISSGSSDPFVAYAQEQNDCFRSEYSSLSSDVETHIPWATEALGCHPEAVNLWIGNHLSTTSFHKDHYENLYAVITGEKHFLLLPPTDVHRLYIHNYPAARYSLSQDTRELTLQLEEPRRHVPWCSVNPYPPAAIKDQEVSKFPLYFNGPRPFECTVKAGEILYLPSMWFHHVKQSPDSRGRTIAINYWYDMQFDIKYAYFNMWQTIRSPLFSNTLAVLEKNFDDSAIINE; this is encoded by the exons ATGGAGGAAGTTGTGCAGAAATTGCAAGAGGATGTTCGAGAACTGAGTTTAGGTACGTCTACACGAGTAGAACGATTGGATGGTCCACCATCGCCACTCCGTTTCCTGAGAGACTATGTCTCACCAAACAAACCTTGCATTATCTCCAATGCTATTCAACACTGGCCTGCCTTAACTAATTGGACACATAATGATGATTATCTTTCCCAAAAACTATCTCGATCAATTGTATCAGTTCATCTCACTCCTGATGGCCAAGCTGATGCATTGGTTCCATCTCCCACTACTAccagtaccaccaccaccacttcactGTCATCTCTCTGCTTTGCATCTGCCCACACCCAACTCATGCCATTCCCGGAAGCCCTTCGACTTATCTCTTCAGGTTCCTCGGATCCATTTGTGGCTTATGCTCAGGAGCAGAATGATTGTTTTCGCTCTGAATATTCATCTTTATCCTCAGATGTGGAAACTCACATTCCTTGGGCCACCGAAGCCCTTGGATGCCATCCTGAAGCCGTTAACCTATGGATAGGGAATCATCTATCAACCACCTCCTTTCACAAAGATCATTACGAAAACCTTTACGCTGTTATCACTGGAGAGAAGCATTTCTTACTCCTCCCTCCTACTGATGTTCACCGTTTATACATTCACAACTATCCTGCTGCACGCTACTCTTTATCTCAG GATACTAGAGAGTTGACATTGCAGCTTGAAGAACCCAGACGACATGTTCCTTGGTGCAGCGTCAACCCTTATCCTCCTGCTGCAATTAAGGACCAAGAAGTTTCAAAATTCCCTTTATATTTCAATGGTCCCAGGCCTTTCGAGTGTACTGTCAAAGCAGGGGAGATTCTTTATTT GCCAAGTATGTGGTTTCATCATGTTAAACAGAGTCCAGACagcagaggacgcaccattgCGATAAACTACT GGTACGATATGCAGTTTGATATTAAATATGCATATTTCAATATGTGGCAGACGATTCGGTCCCCATTATTTTCTAATACATTAGCAGTTCTTgaaaagaactttgatgattCGGCCATTATAAATGAGTGA